CTACGAGACGGTGATCGCGATCAACCGAGGTGTCGAGAGGGTCGAGAGCACGCGTGCGGCGACGATGCTCGAGACAGGTGCGAACAACTGCGCGGCCTGAAACGCGCGCCTCACGCCGTCCGCTGGCGTCGGTACGCGACGTAGGAGTAGACGGTGACGTATACGACGGCGAGCAGGATCGGGACGACGACGAACAGGGTGGCGGCTGCGGGGAAGACGAGCCCGCCGAGCGAGAGGACGCCCGACAGTTTCAGCGCGAGCGCGGCGCGGCGGTTGGTGCGTTCCCATACCGTATCGTCGGCGAGCGTCCACGGCGTGCGGACGCCGGCGATCCAGTTCGGTTCGGCGCGCTCGACGAGGAGTCCGCTCGCGTAAAACACCGCAGCGAGACCCGGTGCGAGCGCCGCACCGATAGGTGGCTGGATGCCGAGATTCCAGAGTAGCACGAGTCCGTGGACGTAGAGCAGGAACCACGTCATCCCGGCGGCGAACCACTCGTAGAGCCCGCGAAATTGCTCAACGTTCGCCTTTCGTGGATCAAACTGCGGAGAGACCAGGAGAAGCGCGTACACCCCGGCCGCGAGCACTGGGAGGAGGAACGCACCCGCGAGCCGCGACATCGTGCCGTCGGCCTCGCCGCTCGCGCTCCAGTGGGTCGCCATCCTGGCCGGGAGCTCCGGATAGACGACGACGCTCGCGAGGAACGCGAACACGATCGCTGCAACGCCGACGGTCCGGGGGCGGCGGTGTTTCACGACGCGAGCTACGATTCGTGCCGGTATAAGTTCCCAGTCTGTCACGAGTGTCCGTGAACCATCCTCAACGAGGTCGGCCGATCACCCGTCGAACATCCCGGTCGAGAGATACCGCTCGCCGCTGTCGGGAAAGACGGTGACGACCAGCGGACAGTCATCGTACTCGGTGGCGGCCGCTCCGCTTCCGTCGGCCCGGAGCTCCGTCGGGGCGGGCGGGCAGTCAAGTTTGGGTTCGGCGAGCCGTTCGGCGACCCGCTGGGCCGCGAGGTTCGCTGCGCCGCTCGACTGGCCGACGATGATTCCCTCCTCACGCGCAAGGCGGCGACACTCGGCTTCTGCGGCCTCGATCCCGACGGTTTCGATCGTGTCGATCAGCTCGCGGTCCAGGATCTCACTCACAAACCCAGGGCCCATTCCCTCGAAATCGTCGATTCCCGCTTCCCCGGTCGAGAGCACGGCGTTCGCCTCCGGTTCGACCGCGACGACATCTATTTCGGGGTACTCCTCACGGAGTCGGCTGGCGATCCCGGTGAGCGTCCCACCGGTGCCGACCGCGGCGACGAGGGCATCGACGGTCCGATCGCCGACCTGCTCCGTGATCTCAGCGCCGGTCGTCTCGTAGTGGGAGCGGACGTTCGCCCGGTTCTCGAACTGCCGGAGCTGGACCATTCCCTCGGCTTCGAGTTCGTCGGCACGTGCTTTCGCTTGCTCGATCTCACCGTCCACGAGTTCGAGGTCCGCCCCGTAGGCCGCCATGACCTGCCGCCGTTCTTCCGATTTCGAGGCGGGCATGACGACCGTGAGGTCGTACCCCTTCGCCGCCGCGACGACGGCGAGGCCGATTCCGGTGTTGCCGCTCGTCGGCTCGACGAGACGATCGCCGGGTTCGAGGCTCCCCTCGCGCTCTGCGGCCTCGACCATCGCCTTCGCGGGGCGGTCCTTCGCCGACCCGCCGGGGTTTTTCGACTCGATCTTCGCGGCCACGGTCGCACCCTCGGGCGAGCCGACCTGCACGAGGGGCGATCCGATGGCGTCGAGGATGCTGTCGTCCATTGCGTGGCGATACGGAGCGTGGCCCTAAACCGATGACGGGATCGGTGATTCGTGCGCGACGTGATTTATCGACGTCGTGTGGAGGATGCGGGAAGCCTAAGCACGCCGGCACCGAACGACACCCATGAGCCTCGAAACGATGTCGCCGAATCCCGTCTGGAATCCTGCGGGCTACGAGGACGCGGTCGACGCCGTCGCCGAACACGCCGACGAACTCACCGTCCGAGTCTGGGCCGGCGATTGGTGCAAGGACTGCCGAGCCATCCTCCCGGACTTCGCGGCGGCGCTCGGCGAGGCCGACGTTCCCGAGGAGCGGATCGAAGAGTACGCGCTGGATCAGGACAAGCAGGGCGAACTGGTCGCGGAGTACGGAATCGAGTACATCCCGACGATCGTCATCGAGCACGACGGCGAGGAAGTCGCACGGTTCGTGGAGGACGAACCC
The genomic region above belongs to Halococcus salifodinae DSM 8989 and contains:
- a CDS encoding SdpI family protein, yielding MKHRRPRTVGVAAIVFAFLASVVVYPELPARMATHWSASGEADGTMSRLAGAFLLPVLAAGVYALLLVSPQFDPRKANVEQFRGLYEWFAAGMTWFLLYVHGLVLLWNLGIQPPIGAALAPGLAAVFYASGLLVERAEPNWIAGVRTPWTLADDTVWERTNRRAALALKLSGVLSLGGLVFPAAATLFVVVPILLAVVYVTVYSYVAYRRQRTA
- a CDS encoding PLP-dependent cysteine synthase family protein codes for the protein MDDSILDAIGSPLVQVGSPEGATVAAKIESKNPGGSAKDRPAKAMVEAAEREGSLEPGDRLVEPTSGNTGIGLAVVAAAKGYDLTVVMPASKSEERRQVMAAYGADLELVDGEIEQAKARADELEAEGMVQLRQFENRANVRSHYETTGAEITEQVGDRTVDALVAAVGTGGTLTGIASRLREEYPEIDVVAVEPEANAVLSTGEAGIDDFEGMGPGFVSEILDRELIDTIETVGIEAAEAECRRLAREEGIIVGQSSGAANLAAQRVAERLAEPKLDCPPAPTELRADGSGAAATEYDDCPLVVTVFPDSGERYLSTGMFDG
- a CDS encoding thioredoxin family protein — encoded protein: MSLETMSPNPVWNPAGYEDAVDAVAEHADELTVRVWAGDWCKDCRAILPDFAAALGEADVPEERIEEYALDQDKQGELVAEYGIEYIPTIVIEHDGEEVARFVEDEPEPPIVHLAEQLDAPEPTN